One region of Caldimonas thermodepolymerans genomic DNA includes:
- a CDS encoding carboxymuconolactone decarboxylase family protein, whose product MQQRIDALRVVPELMQAMVALEERVAAAGLEPALRHLVKTRASQINGCAFCVHMHTREARRDGESEERLYLLSAWRESPLYTERERAALAWTEAVTRVAETGAPDADYEAMRQHFDEKEAAALTFLIATINAWNRLGIALRKVHPVGKEAA is encoded by the coding sequence ATGCAACAACGCATCGATGCCCTGCGTGTCGTTCCCGAACTGATGCAAGCCATGGTGGCCCTGGAGGAACGCGTGGCCGCCGCCGGACTGGAGCCGGCGCTGCGTCACCTGGTCAAGACCCGCGCCTCGCAGATCAACGGCTGCGCCTTCTGCGTCCACATGCACACCCGCGAAGCGCGCCGGGACGGCGAAAGCGAGGAACGTCTCTACCTGCTGAGCGCCTGGCGCGAGTCGCCGCTCTACACCGAGCGCGAGCGCGCCGCGCTGGCCTGGACCGAGGCCGTCACGCGGGTGGCCGAAACCGGCGCACCGGATGCAGACTACGAGGCCATGCGACAGCATTTCGACGAGAAGGAAGCCGCGGCGCTGACATTCCTGATCGCGACGATCAACGCCTGGAACCGGCTGGGCATCGCCTTGCGCAAGGTGCACCCGGTGGGAAAGGAGGCCGCCTGA
- a CDS encoding LysR substrate-binding domain-containing protein, whose product MIEHHELLLVVQAAEQGSLAAAARALDLEPPAVTKRLAALESRLGVRLFHRTTRRLALTDEGELFCARARELLAGLASLESELQDSVGEARGTVRLASSFGFGRRWVAPALAGFQRAHPHVEIQLHLMERLPDLAAAGFDAAVWLWSPRRASTVTRKLASNRRVLVAAPAYAQRHGLPRTPQELAQHACLVVREDEAKSTAWKLAPVDGRRGGPVTVQVHGALSTNSGEVARDWALAGHGIMLRSLWDVHALLAEGRLVHVLPEYAMLDADVHWVLPPRRPGSAVPLRLRLLQEHLARHLADPPWLQPLPGTATEGVSRRAGPASARPTPPRRR is encoded by the coding sequence ATGATCGAGCACCACGAACTCCTGCTGGTCGTGCAGGCGGCCGAACAGGGCAGCCTGGCCGCGGCCGCCCGCGCGCTGGACCTGGAGCCGCCGGCCGTCACCAAGCGGCTCGCCGCGCTGGAATCGCGGCTGGGCGTGCGCCTGTTCCACCGCACCACGCGGCGCCTGGCACTGACCGACGAGGGCGAGCTGTTCTGCGCGCGGGCGCGCGAGCTGCTGGCCGGGCTGGCGTCGCTGGAGTCGGAACTGCAGGATAGCGTCGGCGAGGCGCGCGGCACGGTCCGCCTGGCCTCCTCGTTCGGCTTCGGGCGGCGCTGGGTCGCACCCGCGCTGGCCGGGTTCCAGCGCGCCCACCCGCACGTGGAGATCCAGCTGCACCTGATGGAGCGCCTGCCCGACCTGGCCGCCGCCGGGTTCGACGCGGCGGTCTGGCTGTGGTCGCCGCGTCGCGCGAGCACGGTGACGCGCAAGCTGGCGTCGAACCGGCGCGTGCTGGTGGCCGCGCCCGCCTACGCGCAACGCCACGGCCTGCCGCGGACCCCGCAGGAACTGGCGCAGCACGCCTGCCTGGTGGTCCGCGAGGACGAGGCGAAGTCCACCGCCTGGAAGCTCGCCCCGGTGGACGGCCGGCGCGGCGGGCCGGTGACGGTGCAGGTGCACGGGGCGCTGTCGACCAACAGCGGCGAGGTGGCGCGCGACTGGGCGCTGGCCGGCCACGGCATCATGCTGCGCTCGCTGTGGGACGTGCACGCCCTGCTCGCCGAGGGCCGGCTGGTGCACGTGCTGCCCGAGTACGCGATGCTGGATGCCGACGTGCACTGGGTGCTGCCGCCGCGCCGCCCGGGCAGCGCGGTGCCCTTGCGGCTGCGCCTGCTGCAGGAGCACCTGGCCCGGCACCTGGCCGACCCGCCCTGGCTGCAACCGCTGCCGGGCACGGCCACCGAGGGCGTCAGCCGGCGCGCTGGCCCGGCGAGCGCACGACCAACCCCACCCCGCAGGCGGTGA
- the pgsA gene encoding CDP-diacylglycerol--glycerol-3-phosphate 3-phosphatidyltransferase — MFFNLPTLLTWARIVAIPLIVGVYYLPQLDGPTRNLIATVLFIVFAATDWLDGWLARRLNQTSSFGAFLDPVADKFLVCASLLILVQLDRVNALVALVIIGREIAISALREWMAQIGASRSVAVHLLGKAKTMTQMVAIPFLLYDGLLFGVLDTKIWGTGLIYIACILTIWSMVYYLRKALPEIRARSR; from the coding sequence ATGTTCTTCAACCTTCCCACGTTGCTGACCTGGGCGCGCATCGTCGCCATCCCGCTGATCGTGGGCGTGTACTACCTGCCCCAGCTCGACGGGCCGACGCGCAACCTGATCGCGACAGTGCTGTTCATCGTGTTCGCGGCCACCGACTGGCTCGACGGCTGGCTGGCACGCCGCCTCAACCAGACCTCGTCGTTCGGCGCCTTCCTCGACCCGGTGGCGGACAAGTTCCTCGTCTGCGCGTCGCTGCTGATCCTGGTGCAGCTGGACCGGGTCAATGCGCTGGTGGCGCTGGTCATCATCGGCCGCGAGATCGCGATCTCGGCGCTGCGCGAGTGGATGGCACAGATCGGCGCGTCGCGCAGCGTGGCGGTGCACCTGCTGGGCAAGGCCAAGACCATGACCCAGATGGTCGCGATCCCGTTCCTGCTCTACGACGGGCTGCTGTTCGGCGTGCTCGACACCAAGATCTGGGGCACCGGCCTGATCTACATCGCCTGCATCCTGACCATCTGGTCGATGGTCTACTACCTGCGCAAGGCGCTGCCCGAAATCCGCGCGCGGTCGCGCTGA
- a CDS encoding DMT family transporter, which produces MPADRSVLLRVMPWVFVLIWSTGFIVARYGMPYAPPLGFLCWRYGLSIACFLVWIRLARAPWPQGREQWLHLAVSGALMHGTYLGGVWAAVKAGMGAGTVALIVGLQPVLTAVWINATGSTHARVSRRQWTGLLLGLLGLVLVVQRKLGVGELNLHNFALALLALAAITVGTLYQKRHVRTGDARTANTVQLLAALAVSLPFALLESEPIQLHPHFIGALAWSVFGLTLGGSSLLYILIQRGAATMVTSLLYLVPPCTAVMAWVLFDEPLGWSTLAGMALTACGVGLVVRSPGQRAG; this is translated from the coding sequence ATGCCCGCCGACCGGTCCGTCCTGCTGCGCGTGATGCCCTGGGTGTTCGTGCTGATCTGGAGCACGGGCTTCATCGTCGCGCGCTACGGCATGCCCTACGCGCCGCCCCTGGGGTTCCTGTGCTGGCGCTACGGGTTGTCGATCGCCTGCTTCCTGGTCTGGATCCGGCTCGCGCGCGCGCCCTGGCCGCAGGGCCGCGAGCAGTGGCTGCACCTGGCCGTCAGCGGCGCGCTGATGCACGGCACCTACCTCGGCGGCGTGTGGGCCGCGGTCAAGGCCGGCATGGGGGCGGGCACGGTGGCGCTGATCGTCGGCCTGCAGCCGGTGCTGACCGCGGTGTGGATCAACGCGACCGGCTCGACCCACGCCCGCGTCAGTCGCCGCCAGTGGACCGGGCTGCTGCTCGGCCTGCTGGGGCTGGTGCTGGTGGTGCAGCGCAAGCTGGGCGTCGGCGAGCTCAACCTGCACAACTTCGCGCTCGCGCTGCTGGCGCTGGCCGCGATCACGGTGGGTACGCTGTACCAGAAGCGCCACGTGCGCACCGGCGATGCGCGCACCGCGAACACGGTGCAGCTGCTCGCGGCGCTGGCGGTGTCGTTGCCGTTCGCGCTGCTCGAGAGCGAGCCGATCCAGCTGCACCCGCACTTCATCGGCGCGCTGGCCTGGTCGGTGTTCGGCCTGACGCTGGGCGGCAGCTCGCTGCTCTACATCCTGATCCAGCGCGGCGCCGCGACCATGGTGACCAGCCTGCTGTACCTCGTGCCGCCGTGCACCGCGGTGATGGCCTGGGTGCTGTTCGACGAGCCGCTGGGCTGGTCCACGCTGGCCGGGATGGCGCTCACCGCCTGCGGGGTGGGGTTGGTCGTGCGCTCGCCGGGCCAGCGCGCCGGCTGA
- the uvrC gene encoding excinuclease ABC subunit UvrC, translating into MTDAVESVPADPARERLLAEVAALPGLPGVYRYFDAQGNVLYVGKARNLKKRVSSYFHKNHGGTRIGHMVSKIARMETTVVRSEAEALLLENNLIKTLNPRYNILFRDDKSYPYLKIASHEYPRMAYYRGSVDRKHRYFGPYPSAWAVKESIQLLQKVFRLRTCEDTVFSNRTRPCLLYQIKRCSGPCVGLIGAQDYARDVDNAVRFLEGEQQEVMDALQAQMMAHAEKLEFEKAAEIRNQLGALSRVLHQQAVDTGSDKDADVLAVKVLGGRACVNLAMVRGGRHLGDRAYFPKHVEEATALPTEEEDTAPEAPVEVQVLEAFIAQHYLEGGAPPLLVLSHPVDKALMEALSQQCGVKITAVHQPREQRRAWLEMAVKGAELALARLLAEEGSQQARTRALVEALQLPVENLDAFRIECFDVSHTAGEATQASCVVYEQHRMQPSQYRRYNIEGVTGGDDYAAMRQVLTRRYAKLAEAAQQGEARLPDLVLVDGGKGQVSVAREVFEELDLDLGLIVGVEKGEGRKVGLEELVFADGREKVYLGKDSAALMLVAQIRDEAHRFAITGMRARRASVRTGGSKLEDIPGVGPKKRARLLQRFGGLKGVSSAGVEDLASVDGISRELAEEIYRALH; encoded by the coding sequence ATGACCGATGCCGTTGAGTCCGTTCCCGCCGACCCGGCCCGCGAGCGGCTGCTCGCCGAAGTGGCCGCGCTGCCGGGCCTGCCGGGCGTCTACCGCTACTTCGATGCGCAGGGCAACGTCCTGTACGTGGGCAAGGCGCGCAACCTGAAGAAGCGGGTCTCGAGCTACTTCCACAAGAACCATGGCGGCACGCGCATCGGCCACATGGTGTCCAAGATCGCGCGCATGGAGACCACGGTGGTGCGCTCCGAGGCGGAGGCGCTGCTGCTCGAGAACAACCTGATCAAGACGCTCAACCCGCGCTACAACATCCTCTTCCGTGACGACAAGAGCTACCCGTACCTGAAGATCGCCTCGCACGAGTACCCGCGCATGGCCTACTACCGCGGGTCGGTGGACCGCAAGCACCGCTACTTCGGCCCGTACCCCAGCGCCTGGGCGGTGAAGGAGTCGATCCAGCTGCTGCAGAAGGTGTTCCGCCTGCGCACCTGCGAGGACACCGTGTTCAGCAACCGCACGCGGCCCTGCCTGCTGTACCAGATCAAGCGCTGCTCGGGCCCGTGCGTCGGGCTGATCGGCGCGCAGGACTACGCGCGCGACGTCGACAACGCGGTGCGCTTCCTGGAGGGCGAGCAGCAGGAGGTGATGGACGCGCTGCAGGCGCAGATGATGGCGCACGCCGAGAAGCTGGAGTTCGAGAAGGCGGCCGAGATCCGCAACCAGCTTGGCGCGCTGTCGCGCGTGCTGCACCAGCAGGCGGTGGACACCGGCTCGGACAAGGACGCCGACGTGCTGGCCGTCAAGGTGCTGGGCGGCCGGGCCTGCGTGAACCTGGCGATGGTGCGCGGCGGCCGGCACCTGGGGGACCGGGCCTACTTCCCGAAACACGTCGAGGAGGCCACCGCGCTGCCGACCGAGGAGGAAGACACCGCGCCCGAGGCGCCGGTGGAGGTGCAGGTGCTGGAGGCCTTTATCGCCCAGCACTACCTCGAAGGCGGCGCGCCGCCGCTGCTGGTGCTCAGCCACCCGGTCGACAAGGCGCTGATGGAGGCGCTGTCGCAGCAGTGCGGCGTGAAGATCACCGCGGTGCACCAGCCGCGCGAGCAGCGCCGTGCCTGGCTGGAGATGGCGGTCAAGGGGGCCGAGCTGGCGCTGGCGCGGCTGCTGGCCGAGGAAGGCTCGCAGCAGGCGCGCACCCGCGCGCTGGTCGAGGCGCTGCAGCTGCCGGTCGAGAACCTCGACGCCTTCCGCATCGAGTGCTTCGACGTCAGCCACACCGCGGGCGAGGCGACGCAGGCTTCCTGCGTCGTCTACGAGCAGCACCGGATGCAGCCCTCGCAGTACCGCCGCTACAACATCGAGGGCGTGACCGGCGGCGACGACTACGCGGCGATGCGCCAGGTGCTCACGCGCCGCTACGCCAAGCTCGCCGAGGCGGCGCAGCAGGGCGAGGCGCGCCTGCCGGACCTGGTGCTGGTCGACGGCGGCAAGGGGCAGGTGTCGGTGGCGCGCGAGGTGTTCGAGGAGCTGGACCTGGACCTGGGCCTGATCGTCGGCGTCGAGAAGGGCGAGGGGCGCAAGGTCGGCCTCGAGGAACTGGTGTTCGCCGACGGGCGCGAGAAGGTCTACCTCGGCAAGGACTCGGCCGCGCTGATGCTGGTCGCGCAGATCCGCGACGAGGCGCACCGCTTCGCGATCACCGGGATGCGTGCGCGGCGCGCCTCGGTGCGCACCGGTGGCTCGAAGCTGGAGGACATTCCGGGCGTCGGCCCCAAGAAGCGGGCTAGACTCCTGCAGCGCTTCGGCGGCCTCAAGGGCGTGAGCAGCGCCGGCGTCGAGGACCTGGCCTCGGTCGACGGCATCTCCCGCGAGCTGGCCGAAGAGATCTACCGTGCATTGCACTGA